A single Kryptolebias marmoratus isolate JLee-2015 linkage group LG7, ASM164957v2, whole genome shotgun sequence DNA region contains:
- the dvl2 gene encoding segment polarity protein dishevelled homolog DVL-2, translating into MAETKIIYHIDEEETPYLVKIPIAAETITLLDFKQVLNKPNYKFFFKSMDQDFGVVKEEISDDGAKLPCFNGRVVSWLVSSETPAAEPPVAVVPPVEAAAQPSPPPPPLPPPPAERTGGIGDSRPPSFHPNAAGSVETLDDQTETESVVSFRRERPRHRENMDPHEPRMNGQSRLERHLAGYESSSTVMSSELETTSFCDSEDDDTMSRFSSATEQSTASRLLKRHRRRRKQRPPRLERASSFSSVTDSTMSLNIITVTLNMEKYNFLGISIVGQSNERGDGGIYIGSIMKGGAVAADGRIEPGDMLLQVNEINFENMSNDDAVRVLREIVHKPGPIILTVAKCWDPSPQGYFTLPRNEPIRPIDPAAWVSHSVAMTGVYPPYPGSSSLSTITSSSSVTETERFDDFNLSLHSDMASVAKAMASPESGLEVRDRMWLKITIPNAFLGSDVVEWLFHHIEGFQDRREARKYASNLLKAGFIRHTVNKITFSEQCYYVFGDLSDCENYMANLSLNDNDGSSGASDQDTLAPLPLPGASPWPMMHTFPYQPYPTHPYSSQPPPYHELTSYSYAPGSTGSQHSEGSRSSGSTRSEGERRRSNKGPGSTVGAGEKSPSGGGGGGGGDGGGGADSRSGSGSESEYSTXXXXXXXXXSSAPSEHSHTSSQRSHHHRLPQPPHMSPYPPGILPYNPMMVMMVPQHPHPAMATAHTLQQLPAAAAAMHQALPQPPSSTPGGPPGAPPTRDLGSVPPELTASRQSFHLAMGNPSEFFVDVM; encoded by the exons ATGGCGGAAACCAAAATAATCTACCATATCGACGAAGAGGAGACTCCGTACTTGGTGAAGATCCCCATAGCCGCCGAGACCATAACCCTGCTGGACTTCAAGCAGGTTCTGAACAAGCCGAACTACAAGTTCTTCTTCAAGTCCATGGACCAGGACTTCGG ggTGGTGAAGGAGGAGATTTCTGACGACGGTGCCAAGTTGCCTTGTTTTAACGGCAGAGTGGTGTCATGG CTGGTATCCTCAGAGACTCCAGCTGCAGAGCCTCCAGTTGCAGTGGTGCCCCCTGTGGAAGCTGCCGCCCAGCCTTCGCCACCTCCGCCGCCGCTGCCACCTCCTCCCGCGGAGAGGACCGGGGGCATCGGGGACTCCAGGCCGCCCTCCTTCCA TCCCAATGCTGCAGGCAGCGTGGAGACGCTGGACGACCAGACTGAGACGGAGTCCGTCGTTTCCTTCAGGCGGGAGAGACCTcggcacagagagaacatggaTCCACACG AGCCCCGTATGAACGGCCAGAGCCGCCTGGAGCGCCACCTGGCGGGGTACGAGAGCTCCAGCACGGTGATGAGCAGCGAGCTGGAGACCACCAGCTTCTGTGACTCCGAGGACGATGACACCATGAGCAG GTTCAGCAGTGCGACGGAGCAGAGCACTGCCTCCAGGCTGCTGAAACGACACCGCCGGCGGAGGAAACAGCGCCCGCCGCGTCTGGAGAGG gctTCATCCTTCAGCAGCGTGACGGACTCCACCATGTCCCTGAACATCATCACCGTCACTCTCAACATGG AGAAGTACAACTTCCTGGGCATCAGCATCGTGGGTCAGAGCAACGAAAGGGGGGACGGAGGCATCTACATAGGCTCCATCATGAAGGGAGGAGCTGTGGCCGCGGACGGGCGCATCGAGCCCGGCGACATGCTGCTGCAG GTGAACGAAATCAACTTTGAGAACATGAGCAACGACGACGCGGTCCGAGTCCTCAGGGAGATCGTGCACAAGCCGGG ACCCATCATCCTGACGGTGGCGAAGTGCTGGGATCCCTCCCCTCAAGGATACTTCACCCTGCCTCGCA ACGAACCGATCCGACCCATCGACCCCGCAGCGTGGGTCAGTCACTCCGTGGCCATGACGGGGGTCTACCCCCCCTACCCGGGCAGCTCCTCACTCAGCaccatcacctcctcctcctccgtcacggAGACCGAAC GTTTCGATGACTTTAACTTGTCTTTACACTCCGACATGGCGTCCGTCGCCAAGGCCATGGCTTCGCCGGAATCCGGTCTGGAGGTCAGGGATCGCATGTGGCTCAAAATCACCATCCCCAACGCTTTCCTGG GTTCGGACGTCGTGGAGTGGCTCTTCCACCACATCGAGGGTTTCCAGGATCGCCGGGAAGCCCGGAAGTACGCCAGCAACCTCCTGAAGGCCGGCTTCATCCGACACACCGTCAACAAGATCACCTTCTCCGAACAGTGCTACTACGTGTTCGGAGACCTGAGCGACTGCGAGAACT ACATGGCCAACCTGTCCCTGAACGACAACGACGGCTCCAGCGGGGCCTCGGACCAGGACACCCTGGCGCCCCTGCCGCTCCCCGGCGCCTCGCCGTGGCCCATGATGCACACCTTCCCGTATCAGCCGTACCCCACCCACCCTTACTCCAGCCAGCCGCCGCCGTACCACGAGCTCACCAGCTACAGCTACGCCCCGGGCAGCACGGGCAGCCAGCACAGCGAAG GGAGTCGAAGCAGCGGCTCAACGAGAAGCGAGGGCGAGCGACGCCGCAGCAACAAAGGCCCCGGCAGCACCGTGGGGGCAGGAGAGAAGTCCCCCtcgggcggcggcggcggcggcggcggcgacgGCGGCGGTGGGGCGGACTCGCGCTCCGGCAGCGGAAGCGAGTCGGAGTACTCCAC NNNNNNNNNNNNNNNNNNNNNNNNNNGTTCGTCCGCCCCCAGCGAGCACAGCCACACCTCCTCGCAGCGCTCGCACCACCACCGCCTGCCGCAGCCCCCCCACATGTCGCCCTACCCGCCGGGCATCCTGCCGTACAACCccatgatggtgatgatggtgccCCAGCACCCGCACCCAGCCATGGCCACCGCCCACAccctgcagcagctgccagcggcggcggcggccatGCACCAGGCCCTGCCCCAGCCTCCTTCCTCCACGCCGGGGGGGCCCCCCGGCGCCCCGCCCACCCGCGACCTGGGCTCGGTGCCCCCGGAGCTGACTGCGTCCCGCCAGTCCTTCCACCTGGCCATGGGCAACCCCAGCGAGTTCTTCGTGGACGTCATGTAG